The following nucleotide sequence is from Toxoplasma gondii ME49 chromosome IV, whole genome shotgun sequence.
TTCGaacttcttctctgtgcacTTCTTCACATCTTCCTGAGGATCGCAGTACTGGGTTTTGTAGGTTGTAGGTTTGAGAGAACCCGCGGAACCACATATCAGAGTGagcctgttcttctctgttgtcaTCTCAAGTCTCAAAGGCGCGTCGTTGCTGTTTTGGCCGTACGCGCATGTGACAACGTTATTATCTGCAACAGAGGAAGCTCTCGCTTGCACGTTCACCGTGACCTTGCATGCCTTCTTAGTACCTGATGAAGCATTTTTTGTGTTTTGACACCCGACAAGGAAGGTCTTGTCGGTCAAAGGAATATCACCATCCTCCAGCTGCAGTGTccatgtttctttctttgtcctTTCCGTATTCgtgttcgtcttcgtccaCGTAACACTGCGTTTCGTTCCAAGCAATTCATTCAGCTTCACCTCTCCGCCTTCAGCACTGCTCCCGGCAAAAGTACATTTGGTGTTATCACTTGTTTTCGTTGGGTCACATACGTTCTCCAAGGTAGGCGGAACACTATTTATTTCGGCGTCGGCTCCTCCAGTACATACCAAAGTAGCGGTGAGACTTTTTTGAGAAAGCGTCAAGGATTCAACAGCTGGCGCGGCAGCTGCCGCAGCTCCGCTTGTTAGATCACAGGTGGCGACCGCATCCGTGTATTCTGGCTCAGCAGCCGTAAACGTTGCTTCCAAATTCCGATGTTTCATACCTTCAGGCCAAGGCTCTGCAGCAGCTTGTCCACCGGAAAACAGCAAAACTCCACCCATGCACAATGCCATCAGCTTTCGGGCTCGTGACTTGAAACCGCGACCACGTTGCAGCATCCCTCCTGACCGCGCCATTGTCAAGACTCGGAAACAATTTAATGAGTACTAAAAAAACGATAACACAAAACGCCCCATGAAGCCACAAAGCTGAAGCTGGTGGAACAATTCTAGCTTTTAAGGCAAACTGGTCGCTTGCCAGAGCAGGAAGCACTGTCTCACGTATGTTCGCTTGAGGCAGCTTGTTGAGGCGAGTCGATGGTGGTGCGGACGCGTCCCGGGGTGAACCCCCCCGTCGCGACCCGCCACAGTGAGCACCGAATGACGATTGCACACTGTCGCTGACGGTGATGAAAACTTGAATAAAAAAGAGGAATGCTCTGCCAGGTGTCCGTTTaggtcttttcttctcttcgagttGCACGAAGTGATGGATTTGTGGCACGGAGGATTCAGTGCGGCCATTTCCCGCGGGGTTACGGAGAGCCCTCCCTGACTTGGGCCACACTactcttcttgtttcttgcTATCTCAGAATtagaaagagggagacgatTTGGGAAATGAAGGTATCTCCAACTAAGAGACCCAACAAGGATAGTGGCGTTTCTTGCGCAAATATGGTtgaaagaaaaagcaacTGTTTTCTAACATCTGCAGAAGGCTAAGGATCTGTCATACCCCGTATCGGCACTTGCTTTGGCTCGCAGTCCTTGTGTTTGAGTCATTCACTTCTGCTGAGTCTAGCGCGCAGCGGGGTACAACCATTAGAAGGGAAAGGAGGAAGTGAGCTGGAGAATAAAAACTGGTGACAAGGAGAAAAGGTA
It contains:
- the SRS15B gene encoding SAG-related sequence SRS15B (encoded by transcript TGME49_320240~Gene product name based on ToxoDB Community Expert Annotation.~Signal peptide predicted by SignalP 2.0 HMM (probability 1.000) with cleavage site probability 0.692 at residue 39~Predicted trans-membrane domain (TMHMM2.0):20-39) — its product is MARSGGMLQRGRGFKSRARKLMALCMGGVLLFSGGQAAAEPWPEGMKHRNLEATFTAAEPEYTDAVATCDLTSGAAAAAAPAVESLTLSQKSLTATLVCTGGADAEINSVPPTLENVCDPTKTSDNTKCTFAGSSAEGGEVKLNELLGTKRSVTWTKTNTNTERTKKETWTLQLEDGDIPLTDKTFLVGCQNTKNASSGTKKACKVTVNVQARASSVADNNVVTCAYGQNSNDAPLRLEMTTEKNRLTLICGSAGSLKPTTYKTQYCDPQEDVKKCTEKKFEDILPTIAESWWTADTTTNSATLTIPATEFPEAEQQFRLQCVRNKPNSPASGAHGKTEKTPGAEGSDTSVCNVIVTVKSGSSASSAGQMVATVSGVAALAGFLVGSL